In Dama dama isolate Ldn47 chromosome X, ASM3311817v1, whole genome shotgun sequence, one genomic interval encodes:
- the MPP1 gene encoding 55 kDa erythrocyte membrane protein: MTLKASEGEGGGGMRTALSDLYLEHLLQKRNRPEPASPQLSAVMEDMYTNGPAAPGSPAQTQGQETRKVRLIQFEKVTEEPMGITLKLNEKQSCTVARILHGGMVHRQGSLHVGDEILEINGTNVTNHSVDQLQKAMKETKGMISLKVIPNQQNRLPALQMFMRAQFDYDPRKDNLIPCKEAGLKFVTGDVIQIINKDDSNWWQGRVEGSSQESAGLIPSPELQEWRVASGAHSAPSEAPSCSPFGKKKKYKDKYLAKHSAIFDQLDVVSYEEVVRLPAFKRKTLVLIGASGVGRSHIKSALLSQNPDKFSYPAPYTTRPARKSEEDGKEYHFISTEEMTRSISANEFLEFGSYQGNMFGTKFETVHQIHKQDKVAILDIEPQTLKIVRTAELSPFIVFIAPTDQGTQTDALQQLQKDSEAIRSQYAHYFDLSLVNNSVEETLKTLQEAFDLACRSPQWVPVSWVY, translated from the exons CCTGCGTCACCCCAGCTGAGTGCTGTGATGGAAGACATGTACACCAACGGGCCCGCTGCCCCAGGGAGCCCGGCCCAGACTCAGGGCCAGGAGACCCGGAAGGTGCGGCTCATCCAGTTTGAGAAGGTCACCGAGGAGCCCATG GGAATCACGCTGAAGCTGAACGAGAAGCAGTCGTGTACGGTGGCCAGAATTCTCCATGGGGGCATGGTCCACAGACAAG GCTCGCTTCACGTTGGGGACGAGATCCTAGAAATCAACGGCACAAACGTGACTAATCACTCGGTAGATCAGCTGCAGAAGGCGATG AAAGAAACCAAAGGAATGATCTCATTGAAAGTAATTCCCAACCAGCAAAATCGACTTCCGGCACTGCAA ATGTTCATGCGTGCGCAGTTCGACTATGATCCCAGAAAGGACAACCTGATCCCTTGCAAGGAGGCGGGACTGAAGTTCGTCACAGGGGACGTCATACAGATCATCAACAAGGATGACAGCAACTGGTGGCAGGGGCGGGTGGAAGGCTCGTCCCAGGAGTCAGCGGGCCTGATCCCCTCCCCTGAGCTGCAGGAATG GCGAGTGGCGAGTGGGGCCCATTCTGCTCCGAGTGAGGCCCCTAGCTGCAGCCCCTTTGGGAAAAAGAAGAAGTACAAAGACAAGTACCTGGCGAAGCACAGCGCAA TTTTTGACCAGTTGGATGTTGTTTCCTACGAGGAAGTGGTTCGGCTGCCCGCGTTCAAGAGGAAGACCCTGGTTCTCATCG GAGCCAGCGGGGTGGGCCGCAGCCACATCAAGAGTGCCCTGCTCAGCCAGAACCCGGACAAGTTCTCATACCCTGCCCCGT ATACGACACGGCCGGCCAGGAAGAGTGAAGAAGATGGCAAGGAATATCACTTCATCTCCACGGAGGAGATGACGCGTAGCATCTCCGCCAATGAGTTCTTGGAGTTTGGCAGCTACCAGGGCAACATGTTCGGCACCAAGTTCGAGACTGTGCACCAGATTCACAAGCAGGACAAGGTCGCCATCCTGGACATCGAGCCTCAG ACCCTGAAGATCGTTCGGACAGCAGAACTTTCACCTTTCATTGTGTTCATCGCACCCACTGACCAAGGCACTCAG aCGGACGCCCTGCAGCAGCTGCAGAAGGACTCGGAGGCCATCCGCAGCCAGTATGCGCACTACTTTGACCTCTCACTGGTCAATAACAGCGTTGAGGAAACCCTGAAAACATTGCAAGAAGCCTTTGACCTGGCGTGCCGTTCCCCACAGTGGGTGCCTGTCTCCTGGGTTTACTAA